The Telopea speciosissima isolate NSW1024214 ecotype Mountain lineage unplaced genomic scaffold, Tspe_v1 Tspe_v1.0161, whole genome shotgun sequence genome includes the window TTTAAGTGAAGGATTAAAGGCTTAAAAGCCCCAAATGGATAGAGAATCTCAATTGGTTTATGGATGAGGTATACCTACAGCTAGAAGAAGTATAGTAGAGTCTAAATCTTAAATTAGATTACTAAGAAGATCAACTATGGAAGTAATCAATGTAATCTTTATCAAATCTCCaactaaaaaccctaaatcaagaGCTAACAATGGAAGAATTGAAAAGAGTAGGATGATTCTAGCAAACCTTGAAGATCTAGGTCAAGAGGGGATGGTCCAACTAAGTTCCCAagcttctcctcccttcttctccgtctttctctcctccttttcctCCCTTAGCTGCTCTCCACGAATTTGGCAAGAAGACTAAGCAATTAAGGGTTTTAGAAGCTCAACTCCTTATATAGACAACTTAAACTAAGACCTATTTGGATGGTTGATGGAAAATCCACTTTAAAACTACATTATTCCATCATTTTGACCAAGCATACCCATCGCCATGGTCCCACAAGGTAAGAGAGGGTTTATAGGGGTCCCATAGTCCTTAGGGTTGTCTTAGTTTAGGTTGCAACAAGTCTAGGTAGGTCCCACCACAAAATAAtgttgttttcagcatttttgGACATAAGCGACAGATAGGCGGCTGATGGATCTGTAAAGGCTCACAAGGGGTCCCAAGGGCTGCCAGTGAACCCAGGTTCAACCCAGTGAGGGTTTGGGTTCCAAACAAGGTTGTGACACTTCCCAAAACATGAAATAAGCTTCCGAAATAGGTCAAAGACTTCTCCAAAGTGGTTGGACCATATGGTTTGGGTTACTTATCAACTGTCAAGGGTATGTCCAGGTAAGGTGTGAGTGTTTCAAATAGGTTCAAAATAAGCCCGGTTCAACTAGGCCCGAATTTTGGGCACGGGCATTACATTATCATTATCTATCCCTCTGGAAAATTTCTATTTAATATTATTTCCCAATGTTAAAATATTAGGCTTTAAAATTGTTTGAAGACAACTTTTCCATTTTTGGGGAACTTATAATTTAACAGtaagaaattcaagaaaattCCTAAAATTATAGACTATACAATGGAGAAAGGACTTGAAGCTTGACGCATGGTTAATCTAAGGGAAGGGacgggaagggaagggaagggaaaaccTTCCCATTAAAGGGCTAGTTTGACTAAAGGTCTTTATatgactttaaaaaaaaattttgggccTCGGCTTTTTTGACTGGATAATTTTTAGctagcattttcataaaaattaaatttaaaaatgaatAGCTTTTCGAGACGTGTCCACAGAAATCTATGGATGGCCACCTATTTTAATACATGGAATTTAGGTGgatttgaaattttatggagaagtttacaaaaaaaaaataaaattatggaCACACATATCTGAAGGTCCCTTATTTACATGTCAAGTTAAAACTTATATATAAGCAATCAAGTAacaaaataaagcattaaaAATTCAAGACTACtgaaagtaggggtgcaagtttggcccgaacccgccctgagtcAGAACAaggcctaggctgagataccTCGTCTTgagggtcagggctggaaatttctagccctgagtcagggttgggttgggctagggttgaaGCCTCAGGATGAGCCGGGCCCGGCCTAGCCCGACTCTGttttaaattatactataaaatatatattgatatatgatatatattataaactttaaatgttatacgtattttattatataatatattatatatgaagatagtAAGTGAtacaatattttattatatctattattttatgtaaaactgataattttctccttgaCCCAGCCCAACTTagtccagtccatgcatctctcccttcccccactccatgatcaggACCAATCAGGGTTAggccggcccgaccctgagggagggtcagggttggatttttcaggcatTGAATTAGGATTGGGTCGAGCCTGGGCCCAACTATGGACTCAGGAttggactagggttttaaaaagcccaacccgacccgaccctattgcaaccCTAATTGAGAGGGTGTGGGTGCCAATTCAAAGGACAATATACAAATAAATTTGGTCAAAAATTTCACACATGACAATTCAACCCATTCCCTTACATGATTGACCGTGGAATTGCAATTAGGTATGCAATCCATTGATTTCATAATGGAATGCACCACAAAACTacttttataaaattaaaaaataaaacaaatttaggGGCATATTTCCTACCTTGCTTGTTATAGGAACCATTTCCACACGCCCATTATAATTGCCAATAAATACCACATAGCAATGTAAaaaatttaaaccagactgattGAACTGATCAAAATCGACTAATTAAAATCTTTATCGGCtctatattaattttttattttataaattgtTAAAGACTGAAACCAACTAGACCGACCGATAAGACCAACCGTTTGGACTGTAACAAAAAACCTGATAAACCCAATAAAAGCCAATAggttttacatttttttgtttatttccgGAATCAAATCCATATCCTAATGATCGAGTCACATATACAATTGATCGCCTTACAACGTGCCCTGTCCTTGACTCTATGGGTGCCTATAAGCTCTTCAGTTTCAGTGATTCAATTGTTTCTTTAATGTCCGGTTGGTTGAATTCCTAGGAAACATTGGCATAAACGATTGAGGGAGAAATACCGCCTAGCAAGGATGGATTGATACGAATTTCACCCTTTCCTCTCGCCATCATCAATAGTGGGCCCCTCTTAAACTATGTGAAAGTTGCGTTAGCAAGGGGAGCTCGATGAGTTGATACGTGTGTCAAGTAGCTGGTCATCATCCCTTCCGGGTAGTGGCACAACCATTAATTACAGAATCTCACTCGATCATTCACCCAGAGAAAGTCTTCCACTGACAAACGATCCCTACCAGTTGCATTGGTTAGTAGATCCCCTTGCTTAACGGATTGCAAGCAACATCGCTTGGGATCAGAGAATAAGAATGAAAAACCGAGAAcagatcaataaaaaaaaacaataatggACCAAAACCGACCAGACAAAATGCCATcagttttaatttggtttttgtaGAACGAACATCTTATTGATCCGGTTCTAGTATGGCTCAATAtgtcaaccccaaaaaaatggaCCAAAACCATCCCAACCATATGACACCCCTATAATTAAGTCTCCagtaaataaattttccacATCATTATCAAGTTGTATAAAATCTAATTTCCCCTCGTAAGATTTTAGTGCTCCAATATTGTttaagaaagaaattttttttaaaaacagtAGAGAAGTCCAAAATGGTAGGTTACTTAATTGAGATGGACCTCCTAATATGATATGTAACCTGTCAAAGagaagaatctctctctctctctctccttatctCAGCAACCTCACCTTGACATGGTCAGCTGACTAAGAACCACCAATACCAAGACAACTCCAACTTCTTGGCAGAAGGGAACCACCCTTTCATGAGAAGAAAAGTACTGAAATATAGGTTAACTATTAAGGCCTAGGTTTTTGGTAGTAGAGGCTTTATGCTCTAATTTTATTAAATTCCATATTGAAAACACCACTAAAATTGGGCATGTACTGAAAAGCCTCATTGGCCAAAAATGGCATTGCATAGAATGAAACATTCCAGGGGCGTATTTTATACATATATTTACTCCATAATCTTCTATTactcattttccttcttttataaGAAATATAATTTTAACAAAAGATGAGGCCCTTCCACACTAAACAAGGCCAAGCAAAAAAGACTACAAAATCTTCTATCCCCCTCTCAAACACAGAAGTACCAACCACCCAGAATCCTTCACAAGTTGAGGCAATTAGAGCTTTAGAATATGTACCTATCTTCAGGTTTCACATCCCACCGTGTCTTGCGTCTTCTCCCATCATTTGAGGGAGTTTCACACTTAATTGGCAGTCGTCTTAGGGAGTCATTGGTTCTGAGGATGAGAATttcctcctcatcatcactgCTGATCCACCCATAACATGGTTTCCTCTTGGGACTCGGAAGATCGCCAGCAGGTGGCAGTGATTTgatcttttcaaaatttgtcCTTCCTGAAGCCTCTCCTTCAGCCAGTGCTGGAAGATCTGTAGCAAAGAACATAGAACATCATGAGAGACAAAAGATCTAATATGATACAATGTTGATCACAAGCATTGCCTGGCAGCATGCTGGTAAAGTATACAGCAAACAAGAGGGTGCGTTAAACACCAAATGTCAACCTATATAATGTTTATAATGGTTTCGTGTACCTTGTCCttaaatatggcagaaaaaattaCATGAATAACCCGGACATAACTCCATCTGTGAATATTTTTATCTCAAAAGGTGATCTTTGGAGAGATAATTGGTAAACCGATTTTGTGATTCGTATAATGTCAGTTGACATGACTCAGAATTTTAGAGGATTGGGACAATCACCTCTCTCTGTTTCTGCAGCAGTATGTGGATCACCTGTCTCGATTTCTTCTCTAGTTTGGGGATCGCTTGTCTCCATTTCTAATGCAGTTTGTATACTGGTGGTTGGTATAGCATCAGCTTCCTGTGCTTCATCCTTCTGAGGGCATGAAATAGTAACAATGTCAAGTGAATGCAATTGTCAGCAAAGCTCCAACACGAAATCCCTTGATGCCATTCCAAGTGAAGCTTCCATCATTTGGTAGTCAAACCATGCAAATATGCTTAAAAGGGATAGATAAGAATAAACAATAATTACATAGCCCTGAATCATATGCATAAGCATAATATGACCATTAAATGTTCTGATAATTCACAGGTTGTAAAAGCAAAAACATTTACAATAAATTGAACTGGCAGAGTCTCCTCCAACTATCCTATCCATCACTCACCTATTGCTAATCAATTTTTCGATAAAAATGTATGCTTGTAAACACCACATTTATGGAGTTCACTACTAAAAATACATGtcttcaagaacaaaaatatgCACACCCACACCCCATCCCCACCCCCATTCCCTCTCACATGCACAGGTACATGCATGCCACACGCCTACGCCTACACTTACACTCATGCCCACAAACACACGTGTGCACTCATGTGCAGAGAAAATAGCAACCTATTACATTAATTCATTCACCGGGAAAAACGACGCAACCAACCTATGATTGACAGCATAGGCCATGTTTAGCAGTGCTATTGCAAATGATACTTGGTGAGGCAATtgttgccccccccccccccttcccatGTTCCCTCACTCTGCCCGAGCATCTATAGTGAGGGATTAGCAAGCTACTAATGTCCTAACAGAATGGCTTTAACAGAAGACCATAAATTAAGAATCGCAGGGTTAGAAATGCAAACAGAAACAAAGAAATCTCAGAAGCTATAAACAGCTCAGATTAGGTTCAAGTTTCAGTTGAAGGACATGCTGTGTGTACAGATCAGGTCTGCAGAATTTTACAAATTCCGATGGCTGGATTGTGAGATCCAGAACAATCCCACTACCACAAGGAATTGCAATAAAACTGAATCAGAAATAGAAATCTGAAAACTAATAACAAGACGGATCCAAATTATGGAGcttcaaaacagaatttcaaAGGAATCTAAACCAGATATTGAAGCAAATAGAACCAGTAACAGAACTTAAGATAGCAACAAATCTGAAATTGAGAACCCAAAAAGAACAGTATAGCCACAAGTAGTTATGAGTTGATCTAACCTGAACCTCAGCTAGATAGAATgatagatagaaagaaagaagacatAATCCACAAGGTAAACACTCTTGAATCCACAGCTGCCTTAATGGGGTGGCCTGTAGGCCTGTAACTGAAATTTAATATTCCAGAAAATAGGATTGACTTGGGAGGGAAAAAGTTATCTAttctgaaaagaaaaatagaagaaaactgAAAACCTGATAAGATCTCTTAACATGGACCAGCGAATGGGAGAGCCCCAATTTGACCTAAAGACTTCACAACCAGTAAAGAATAGATAACCAACTCAACGTGGAATAAAATATTACTAATCCAGCCTGATTAAAGTTAACTTTacaatattaaaaaacaaaaaaactaaaaaaaactaaaaagaggCAGAAGTAAAAGAACCCACCACTTGGACTGCTAACAAGATAAGAGTCCTGATCTGATCAGGAATCAGAACCTGAACAAAAAATTGTAGTTGCAGGCTATCATGACAGTTAAATCTGGCTGTCAGATTGGCTGTCATGTCTATCATGTCAAAGTTAAatctaatttcttcttcctctgccaTTTCTATCATGTCTGTCATGTCACAGTTAGATCtaattccttcttcttccactgGTACTGCTTCTAAAACATTGATTTTGCATCAATTCTTCCCGGTTTGAAATCATTCGACCCCGACAAATGGGTAAAGGACATGTACTGCTCATACAAGGTTGATGCCCTTTAAGTCAACAGCATGGATCCATGTACACTTGAACCTCGGACAGTTCTTTCATTTGACAAGAAATGGCAACATCTATCTAGGTGTGTAACAATGCCTTGTCGTACACGACATCCTTGATCTCATCCTCAACAGATGGCAACATCAAGGTATGTCCTATATCACCTTCTTCTGAGTGATGTACCAATAGAGAATAAGGTCAGCAACGTTGGAGACACTGCTTATGGGTTATGGCCATGTTAAGAGTAATTTTAAAACATAAGCATTAGGTCCAACCTTCTTAAGGATCTTATAAGGACGCATCTTCAATGGGTGGAGCTTTGTATTAGCAACTCAACTCAAGTACtcaactactcagccttatcccaactaaatgggctcggctacatggatccttcccctccaatcagctctattcaaagctatacatgtctttcctcaccacttctcctagagtcgtTTTAGGTCTACCtttagctcttttagctccttcaatctgaatcaaatcactcctctatACTGGAGCATCTCAAGGCCAccgttgcacatgtccatgccacatCAAACGACATTctcgcaacttatcatgtatcagagctacacttaaatcagctctaatatgatcattccttattttatcatttctagttttaccagtcatccatctcaacatcctcatctcaggtgcactaagtttatctatatgatgtttctttACTGTCCAACATTCAGCTCCTTACATCATTGTCGGCTGTATGATtgtcttataaaatttttctGTAAGTTTTTGTTAGGAGTAAGGGGGAGGAGTCGTGAATAGGGAGCTAGCGTCAGCTCCTATTCACAATTCCTCTAATGAGAGTTATTTTTGTCTCTGGTTTGTTTTACTTTACCCTATTTAATATATTGTTTTTGGGTGCAGTAAAACTAACGACTGCAGCCCCAATTGTGCAGcttctttccttcctcctctcttcttctttcttcttcttcttcacttataTTCACATGGTATCAGGGCTAGGACTGTAGGGGTCGATCATTCATCCTTAATCCTTTCTCTGTTCCTGCGTTTTGATTTGAATAAGCTTGCGGTTTTGAAGACTTAATGTTTTGGGACTTCTTGTGATCTTATCTTAAAGGGGATGTAGCACCCTTTGCTGCAGTTTTATGGTTTTAtttgagactagttcatgacTATACACAAGAACTAGGTCTCGGTTTTTGGTATGTGCCAAGGTTGAGATCGATTCAGgtgttgtttgttttttggatttggattgagTTATTGGTGGTGATTGTTTGTTGCTGGCTGGTGTTTGTTGGTTGTGATTGATTGAAGGTCATATCACCTTGCTGTCCTACAGTTTCAGAACTGTTTGTAATTTCAAAAGTGTTTGCAAGTTAAGAAGTATTtgctgtccatcagtttcactCTGTCCGTGACTTCTCTGTGAAGATTCAATTTGTTTAGTTAAGCATGGGTGATGCAAAGACTACTGTGACTGAACTGTCCTCCTCTTCTCATCGCATTACCGAAAGGAAACTTGAAGGGATttctaattttcagcaatggaaaaAGGTGGTTCGATTGGCCTTGATGGGGAGTGATCAACAGGATCATCTCACAAAGCCAAAGCCTGAAGGAGACACGACATGGGATACGGTGGATGCAAAAATATTGAGTCAGATGTTGAACTCAACGGATAATCAGATTGCAGACCTGGTTACTCACATTGACACAGTAAAGGATATATAAGAATATTTGAATGTCCTCTATTCTGGGAAAGACAACTTGCCTCGGATTTATGGCCTGTCCCAAGCTTTTTATAAAGTGGATCAGAAGACTATGACTGTAACTCAATATTTTGCGGAATTCAAGCGACtatatgaggagctgaattccaTTCTTCCTATCACGTTTGATGTGAAAGAGATGCAGCAACAGCGAGAACAGCTggctgttatggtatttttgggtggacttcGAAAAGAATTTGAGCTAGTATGGTCTCAAATCCTCGGTGGGGACAGAGTCACCACACTTCTAGAAGCTTTTTCTCGACTTTTACGGGTTTCTTGTGAGAATAGCCAAGATTCCACCCATGGTGATGAGAGTTCAGCACTTGCAGCCTTTCCCAACCGTGGGTCCAGTGGTGGGACAGGTACGGGCAGCAGTGGTGGTAGCCGTGGTCGTGGGTTAGGAAATAGTAAAGCACCCACATCCGGTACTTCAGAGACTTTAGGACAGGTGCGCACTAGTCATCATTGTGGCAAAGCTGGTCACATTCAgcgcttttgttggaagcttcatggtaaaccatCTCAGTTTGCAAATTCAGCCAGCAGTGATCCGGTGGTTACCCCTCCTTCCAAGCCTGAGGGTAAAACAGTGACTATGTCTGATGAAGATTATAAGCGATTCACTCAATTTCAGAATTCTCAATCATCTCAGTTCCCCACTGCTACCCTAGTTCAGCCAGGTAATGCTATTGCACGCCTATCATctacttctcgtccctggatcattgattcaggtgcttcggaccatatgactggagcatcaggtattttttcttcatttcgtgAATCTTCTTCCAATGTTGTGTTAGCCGATGGATCTCTTGCTAAAGTTTTAGGGTAGGGGCACTGTGCAAGTTACCCCCTCTTTGTCGTTGTCCTCCGATTCTTACttgcccaaatttccttttaatttattatctgtTCGAAAATTTACCAAAGCTAACAATTGTTCTATTACCTTTTTTCCTGATTATTGTGAGTTTCAGGATCTCCagtcgaggaagacgattggtagaggtcaCGTATCTGGGGAACTGTATCTTCTTGACGACGCATCCACTGTGGCGTGTTCGAGTGTGGCActtcctcatcagattcattgtcgtttgggtcatccttcattgCAGAGTTTGAAGATTTTAGATAGTCGGTTTCAGTCCTTGTCTAGTTTACAgtgagtcttgtcagtttgggaaacttcaccgtgtaagttatccccTTCGAGTCAATAACAGGGCTGTccaacccttttctttagttcattctgatgtgtgggatATGTGTCCTGTTACTTCTGTGCtgggttttcgttactttgtcacttttgtagatgacttttccagagttacctggatttatttaatgaaagatcgttctgaattgttttccattttttgtacttttgtgcttgaaattcagaatcaatttaaTACTTCTTTGAAAGTTCTTCGAAGTGACAATGccaaagaatatttttctgctccctttaatgagtttatggttcagcatgggatcattcatcagtcctcctgtgcggatacacctcaacaaaatggtgtagccgagaggaagaacagacatttgatggaagtcactcgatctcttttatttgagatgaaagtggctaacattttttgggctgatgctgctttgactgcgtgttatcttattaaccacatgccttcttctgttttgggtggtggtattccatattctttgttgTTCTCTTCCCATCCATTGTTTATCTTACCACCACGTGTtttagggtgtgtttgttttattcgggatCATCGTCCTAGTCtctctaagttggatcctagagcTCTAAATGTCTTTTCGTGGggtattctaaaacccaaaagggttaccgttgttattcttttgatttaagaAAGTACTTTGTTACCGCTGATGtctccttctttgaatctactcCATTTGTTGCATCCTCGCTGCCTGCTTCAGAGTTGGACGATGATCTCCCTCTTTATGTTGTCGATACTTCTTCTCCTGTGCAGGATCCTTTGCCTCATGTGCCACCCTCCAACACAACCACTGGCTGTTTTTCGTCGTCGCCCACCCAATGAGCCGACACATCGCATTACACCTATGGAGAGATACAGTACCCAGGCAGCACCATCTCCCATGTCCTCCTCGCCTTCAAATCCCCCTTCAAGTAATTCCTCCTCTGCTACTGTACCTCCTATTTCTGAACTTGATGTTTCTATTGCTACCCGTAAGGGGGTtcggagttgtacccaacaccctatTAATCGTTTTGTGTCCTATGCtcgtttgtcctcttcttttgttgcttgtttgtctactattgacagttatcctattcctaagtcggTGGTAGAAGCCTTGGCTCACCCTGGGTGGAGGGCTGCCATGACTAAGGAGTTATCTGCTCTGAAGGACAATcagacatgggatcttgtttctttaccctctggtaagtctgctattggttgtcgctGGATATTTGTGATGAAGGTTAATCCTGATGGGTCTGTGGCTCGGTTGAAGGTCCGTCTTGTTGCTAAAGGCTATGCCCAGGTCTATGGTATGGACTATCTGGATACTTTCTCTCCGG containing:
- the LOC122647790 gene encoding uncharacterized protein LOC122647790 → MAPRGRPRKVGLKRMDAAVDSLCQFGFSPVLIRKTVKSLLKVYGDSGWVFIEEDSYKVVIENILENQENCLPEKDEAQEADAIPTTSIQTALEMETSDPQTREEIETGDPHTAAETERDLPALAEGEASGRTNFEKIKSLPPAGDLPSPKRKPCYGWISSDDEEEILILRTNDSLRRLPIKCETPSNDGRRRKTRWDVKPEDRYIF